CGACGTACGAATCGGACGTGAGAACGGCCATCGAGTCGGGTTTTAGCACGACGGCCACCACAATCGCCACGGCTGAGGATGCGTTTGCTACATCGCTTCAGACGCTCCTCAGTGCGCTCGATACTGATCCGAGCAACACGGCTAACGCCTACGTCACGTTTTACGGAAGCGCAGAGACCTCGGCAGAGACGGCCTTCAGTTCGGCCGGCGTGACCAATGCCGAAGCCGCAGGCGATGTCCTCGTGCTCACGACTGTGGGGATGAACTAACACGGTTCATTTCAGCATGTACGGCACGAGCGGCATTCAATTGCAGCCGTGACGACGCAAGCGGCCCGACCGGGGTGATTCCGGTCGGGCCGCTTTTTTCGTGATGAGAAGGACGCTAGGAAGGCTGCCGCAATGCCTAGTTACTTTGGACTTCAATGCGGAAGTCGACTTCGGCTTCGATGAAGCCCTGTGTCTCGCTTGTGTTGTTCACACCGATGATCATAAACGCCTGCGCCGGCCCGGACTGAATCGTGCCCGTCAGATCCGTGTCGGCAGTGTTGAGGTTGGTCTCAAGAGTAGATTGGACAGCCTGTTCGGGAGCGATGAGCGGTCCGGACTCGCTGCCTCCGAGATGAAGTTTGATGTCTTCGACATAGTCGTAGAGCTTCGACGACGAGGCAGATCGTGTCCCCGCCGATCGACTGATCGTGATGCTCGTGACGCGGGCGGAGACGACATCGTCCCGGCTGAAACCGTACGTGCCGATGATTGAACCAAGGTTGTCGGTGCCGATAGAGGCTACACCGATCTCGCCGTTGACGGCCGTGCTTGGATCATACTCGAACTCATACGTCACGGTCGTGGGGTTCGCGGGGTCGTTGAGGGTGATGGTATCATCACCCGTCGTCGCCGTATCACAGGCAGTGAAAACGAGCAACAGGGCCGCAACCGTTAGAGCGGGTGCGATGAGCGAGCGGAGAAGACGCGTGTGCATAGAAAGTCGAGACTTGATCGAAAAAGGCCAGAAGGGGAACGCTGTCAACGGAGAGCGGAGCGTCCGTCGAACACGTCGGACGAATCTCACGAGGTGGTGATCCAGTCCGGAAGTGAGCCGTCAGGGATCGGCCCAGTTAGAACGACCCCGTACACGGAGATAGGCCGCGCATGACATCGCGAGGGTAACGGCCGGGCAGAGAAAACGAATGGACGCGCCCGATTCGTACCCACTCGCGCAATGAGACGTAAAGAATCCGTCGCTTAGGTACGCCGCCGCTCGCCTCACGGATTTCGATGTGCGCAAACGAGGACGTCCCGATCTGGATGCGTTTTACCGCGACGTGGGGGTGATGCCTTTCTCGTACGTCGCTTTGTAGTCGCGAACGGCTCGGAAGATGGCGCTTGCGAGATACGTTTGACCTCGCTCACTTTTCAGGAAACGGGCTTCGCTGGGGTTGGTCAGGAAGCCGAGTTCGACCAAAACGGCCGGCATGGACGCGCTCCACAGCACGTAAAAACCGGCCTGATGAACACCGCGACTCCGACGGCTTACCCGGTCCTCGAACTGCGATTCGATGAGCGACGCAAGTTTCTCGCTCTGTCGCATGTATGCGCTCTGGGCGAGCACCTGCCGCACGAGGGCCTGCTCGTCGTAGTCCTCGTACTTCTGCGTGTTCTCCTCAAAGCGGATGACCGAGTTCTCACGCTCCATGACCTTGCGTGCGGCCTCCGACTTATGCCGTCCGAGGAAGTAGGTCTCCGTGCCGCGAGCCGATCGCGAACGCGCTGCGTTGATGTGGATCGAAATGAATAGCTTCGCGCCCGCCCGATTGGCGATTTTGCCACGCTCCTCCAGTTCGATGAAGGTATCGTCCGTTCGCGTGTAGACGACCTCAATGCCGAGGTTGTCCTCAATATACCCGCCCAGCTTTTTCGCCACTTTCAAAACGAGATCCTTCTCCCGAAGCCCGTTTGCTGAGGCTCCCGGATCCTTTCCACCATGCCCAGCATCAATGACGACTTTGTCGAGGCGCCAGCGTTCGCGGGCCTGTTGTGATGCTCCACCCAGCATGGCAGCAGCCGCGGCATTCGATGAGCCACCGGCGGACGCCGTCGAGGAGGCCGTTCGCGTTGGAGGAGAGGACCCGTTCGAGGAGGACCGACTGGAACGGGCGTCAGCGGTCGCAGGTGTGGGTACGGGACCCGGAGCGTCGGTGCCGCCAGGGTAGGCGAGGTTCAGCAGAATGTCGTTCGACGACCGATCGCGATAGGCGTCGGGCTCGACCGTTCTGCTGAGGTCAAACCGGAGGATGATGTGCCCATCTTGCTTGTTCGTTGTGAACCCGGTGATGGGTCCCTCGGGTGCATCATGCTGAAAAGAGGACGCCAGGTCGGTGTTATAGAGCGTCCACTTGAGTTCGTTGCTACCGACGGAACGGGGCATGCCGTACGCCGCAATCTTCCCGGATGCCTGAACCCGGACGACATAGCCGCCGCCATCTGATCGGGCCGTAAAAGAGATGTTGGTCAGTTGTGCACGTGCCTCCACGGTTGAAGCGTCACCGCGTGTGCCGTCGGTTCCTTGTGCCTTGGGTACGGACAGCCCGAGCACACAGGCCAAGATCACGATGCAACGCAGGGCGCGATGCATCGAGCCAGGAACGAGGGAAGACAGTGACAAAGCACTCATGATAGGGACGGCGATAATTCAGCAGCGTGCAGCAGGCACGAGAATGGGGTGGTTCAAGCGTAACATAAAGTATGCAATCTATGGGCCGCAAAGTAAAGGTGATGACACCAGATTTTCGGTTGAGATCGGTGTGGGCGTGTGCCATCGGCATAAAAAAGCCTGCCGCGGCGTAAGCCGGGCAGGCAGGGGCTGCACCTTGTAGGGGACGCCGAGTGCGTCTAGCGGAAAGCAGATTATTCGTTTGCGGCTGTCTCTTCGCCAATGAGTTCTTCCAGACGACGTTGAATCATCTCGTCCCGCATGTCTTCGCGCTTCTCGAGTCGTCGTTGCAACTCATCGATTTGCCGCTGCAGTTGCTCAATCTCGCGCCGTCGGTTGTCCTGCTTCAGGTCGAAGATCCGGTTCAGCGTTGCGCGCAGTGTGTCGATTTGCGCGTCCCGTTCCGGGCCGTCGGGGAGAAGTCGTATCGTTCGTGCAATCTCACGAGATTCCAGTTCCATGCGACGCTCGCGCATCAGCTTTTCGTACAACTCTTGGCTCCGACGCTGCATCTCCTGCAGGTATTCTTGACGAGCCACCTCCATGTTGTCGGCGCGGCGCGATACGTTCTTCTCGGCCGTCGTTCTATTTCGTCCCTGTGCCGTCGATGCCTGGGCCAGTCCGCTCGCCGGTGATTGCATCTGGGGACGCTGCAAGATGACGGACGCATCGGACTGGCGCCGGACCTCGTCTTCCGAGACGGGCTCCAGGGTGTTCGTCACGGCATACAGCGATCCATTGATTTCGACCACAGGTTTCCGAATCCCGAGAAAGCGATATTGCGCTTCGACTCCCGAGACGTCGAGGGAAGAAGGAAGTTGGTCCTTCGAGATCGGGTTTCCGTCGACGTAGACGGTGTTGTTGTGGATCGTGAGGGTTCGCGTCTGAGTCTGCGCCGAGGCGGGCGCGACAACGAGCAGGAGTGCAATCGCGAGACCGAAAAAGGCGTTGAGTCGGCTCATGAGATCGGGGTGCAGGAAAACAGCAGGCCGGAGGGAAGGAGAGGGAGGCAGGGACCGGGACGTTCTGACGTGCCCATGGTTACGGACGACGTGATTGTGTCGGGATCAGGTCGGGGCGGTCGTTCCACGACGTCGGCGATGCGCTTCGCGCATTCACCACCTCGAGTCTGCGATGTAGGCGGACGACATCGTCGCCTTCGTCCCAGTCAGGAAGGTCACGATTGGCGGCGGGTAGCTGCCGCTCGGTTTGCGCGCTGATCTGAACGGATGACGCTGAATCATCCATATCGATCTGCCACCATCCGATGGCGACGAGCAGCAGGACTGCAGCAGCAACGCCGGCCTGTTGGAGGCGCCGAGAGATGCGAGACCGGTCTCGGTCTCCTCCTGACACCGGTTCACGGTCGACACGCGGACGGTCTGGGGTGTCGGACACTTCGTGAGATGCCGATGCATCTGCCGCAGCTTCCGTAATAGCGTCGAGGACGGAGGCATCGGGACGGGCCGGCTCCTTCTTGTCAAGCAGTGTTTTGACCTCGGCCAGGTCGTTGTACTCACGGGCCAGGGCCGGGTCTTCCTTCATGGCACGCTGGAGGTCCTGTGGATCAGGCTCTTCTCCGTAGAGGTGACGTATTATGCGTAGCGTCTCGTCCATAAGTGCGGGTGCGGGTCGTCGAACAGCAAGCGGCAGAGAATAGGCGTGGAGTCGCTGGGTGATTACGAGTCCACGGTCGGGGCGAGCGACGTCTTACCCGACGCTTCGATCATCTTGCGTAAGTTTTTGAGTGCATAGCGCATCCGGCCCAGGGCCGTGTTGATCGATACGTCGGTAAGCTCAGCAATTTCTCGAAATGTCAGGTCCGTCGTCTGGCGAAGAAGCAGCACTTCTCGTTGCTCCGGTGCGAGCTGTTCGATATGTTCGTCGAGCCACTCGCGCTGCTCCGAGCGATGCAATTCTTCATCCGCAACCGGCGCATCATCCGGAAGCCGGTCCCAGAAAGAATAGCCTTCCTCCTCGTCTGAGGACACATCAGCCCACTTCTTCTGCTTCCGCATGTGATCGATGGTCGCGTTTCTCGCAATGCGCATGACCCAGCTTTTCCAGTATCCCTGGCGGGTGTACGACCCCTGCCGGTCCTGCATCGCGTTGATCACACGCAGGAAGGTTTCCTGGAACAGGTCATTGGCAAGAGCACGATCTTTAACCATGCTCATGATATAGCCGAAAATTTGGTCCTGGTATCGTTCCACAAGCTGTCGGAAGGCACGTTCATCACCTTCCTCCAGGTAAGCGGAAACCAGTTCTTCGTCGGTGGGAGCCATGCGCGTGTGGGAAGCGCTCGTGATCGATCACCAGACGGTGACGTCGCGTGGGATGATGCGAACGCACCGCTGTCTTCAATTATTGTACGGTCCAGAAAAAAAGATGCCTCACGCACTGGTCGTCCCGAGGTCGTGGCGTGTAGCAATAATACCAATCGCGTCTCGTCGCCCGGTGCGGTAAGAGAAACGACGGTTGGCGGACCATGTGGTTCACGTCTAATACGTAACGCCGCCACTACTGTCCGATACGTAACACGTGCCGGAGAGGGAAGGCAGACCTCGCCGGTACGGCTGATCTTTCCCAACGTCTGCGAGATGATGTCATACCTGTACGGAATGGTCGCAACGCATCCGACTCGGGTGGACTGTGAACTGGTGGAGCGGCACGAGCAGAGAATCGCTACTGGAGAAAAGAGCGGTCGGGGTGTGCCAGCCTGGGGAACGGCTCACGTGTGCGAAGGAAATGTCACCACTCGACTTCAGCGCACACCGCAGCCCTACAGCCGGCGCACA
The DNA window shown above is from Longibacter salinarum and carries:
- a CDS encoding N-acetylmuramoyl-L-alanine amidase family protein — translated: MSALSLSSLVPGSMHRALRCIVILACVLGLSVPKAQGTDGTRGDASTVEARAQLTNISFTARSDGGGYVVRVQASGKIAAYGMPRSVGSNELKWTLYNTDLASSFQHDAPEGPITGFTTNKQDGHIILRFDLSRTVEPDAYRDRSSNDILLNLAYPGGTDAPGPVPTPATADARSSRSSSNGSSPPTRTASSTASAGGSSNAAAAAMLGGASQQARERWRLDKVVIDAGHGGKDPGASANGLREKDLVLKVAKKLGGYIEDNLGIEVVYTRTDDTFIELEERGKIANRAGAKLFISIHINAARSRSARGTETYFLGRHKSEAARKVMERENSVIRFEENTQKYEDYDEQALVRQVLAQSAYMRQSEKLASLIESQFEDRVSRRSRGVHQAGFYVLWSASMPAVLVELGFLTNPSEARFLKSERGQTYLASAIFRAVRDYKATYEKGITPTSR
- a CDS encoding RNA polymerase sigma factor, which translates into the protein MAPTDEELVSAYLEEGDERAFRQLVERYQDQIFGYIMSMVKDRALANDLFQETFLRVINAMQDRQGSYTRQGYWKSWVMRIARNATIDHMRKQKKWADVSSDEEEGYSFWDRLPDDAPVADEELHRSEQREWLDEHIEQLAPEQREVLLLRQTTDLTFREIAELTDVSINTALGRMRYALKNLRKMIEASGKTSLAPTVDS